One Anaerolineae bacterium DNA window includes the following coding sequences:
- a CDS encoding PqqD family protein produces MLSLEEILSPAPGILCHQVKDELVVVLPGQGRFIVLNKTGAQVFQMMDGSRTLGEIAAALSEQYGIPLERAQQDVLAFAKKLLERTAIIRKEAQDEPS; encoded by the coding sequence ATGTTGAGTTTGGAGGAAATACTGAGCCCCGCTCCTGGAATCCTTTGTCATCAAGTTAAGGATGAGCTTGTAGTGGTTTTGCCCGGGCAGGGGCGTTTCATTGTTCTGAATAAGACTGGAGCTCAAGTCTTCCAGATGATGGATGGTAGCCGGACCCTGGGGGAAATAGCCGCTGCACTGAGCGAACAATACGGTATACCGCTTGAGCGAGCACAGCAGGATGTGCTGGCTTTCGCCAAAAAACTCCTGGAGCGTACCGCCATTATCCGCAAGGAGGCGCAGGATGAGCCATCGTAA